A DNA window from Fibrobacter sp. contains the following coding sequences:
- a CDS encoding aldo/keto reductase, translated as MNKTVAMMLSTAVLAAAAGTATPKVKPVTIPLNDGRAIPQFGLGTYNSSLAEAKDALAVALKLGYRHVDTAHAYRNERGVGAAVKESGIPREEIWITSKLWPTDYDHGNAAESIDKMLERLGVDYIDLVYLHQPVGDYMAGWRGLEEAVKQGKIKSIGISNFDMDERAFDEIIAKAKIRPAIVQIELHPYAQRKAFREKCKKLGIAVEGWFPLGGTGGNATLFGDKTIKELAAKYKKSPAQIILRWHVQEGFSTIPGARNPDYIKENIEVYNFKLSEDDMKRIRGLDKEKRFFTSTLAEIQHFKDWNPGD; from the coding sequence ATGAACAAGACTGTTGCTATGATGCTTTCGACGGCGGTGCTCGCTGCTGCGGCGGGGACTGCCACCCCGAAGGTGAAACCAGTCACCATCCCGTTGAACGACGGGCGTGCCATTCCGCAGTTCGGGCTCGGCACTTACAATTCTTCGCTGGCCGAGGCGAAGGACGCCCTGGCGGTGGCGCTCAAGCTCGGCTACAGGCACGTGGATACGGCTCACGCCTACCGCAACGAGCGTGGCGTCGGCGCTGCCGTGAAGGAGTCGGGAATTCCCCGCGAAGAAATCTGGATTACCTCCAAGCTCTGGCCCACGGATTACGATCACGGCAATGCGGCTGAATCTATCGACAAGATGCTGGAGCGTCTGGGCGTGGACTACATCGACCTGGTTTACCTGCACCAGCCTGTGGGCGACTACATGGCGGGCTGGCGCGGCCTCGAAGAGGCGGTGAAGCAGGGCAAGATCAAGTCCATCGGGATTTCGAACTTCGACATGGACGAGCGTGCATTCGACGAAATCATCGCGAAGGCGAAAATCAGGCCCGCCATCGTGCAGATTGAACTGCACCCGTATGCGCAGCGCAAGGCCTTCCGCGAAAAGTGCAAAAAGCTCGGCATCGCGGTGGAAGGCTGGTTCCCGCTGGGCGGCACCGGCGGCAACGCGACCCTCTTTGGCGACAAGACCATCAAGGAACTGGCGGCAAAATACAAGAAGTCGCCCGCGCAGATTATCCTCCGCTGGCACGTGCAGGAAGGCTTTTCCACGATTCCCGGCGCCCGCAACCCGGATTACATCAAGGAAAACATCGAGGTCTATAACTTCAAGCTTTCCGAAGACGACATGAAAAGGATTCGCGGCCTCGACAAGGAAAAGCGCTTCTTTACCTCGACCCTTGCCGAAATCCAGCATTTCAAGGACTGGAACCCCGGCGACTAA
- a CDS encoding DUF86 domain-containing protein: MSNDPKNDLFHLLGMLESLLKIQKYTRDIHSTEELLEKEDQMVFNACLTLLANIGESINKLSDDAKAGIASENIQAIRGMRNRIVHDYAGLDSFVVYNTIKNDLDPLKETFIKIIREGLANKSFDEGEFEAAKSAGFYKFIDFSVI, from the coding sequence GTGTCGAATGACCCCAAGAACGACCTTTTCCACTTATTGGGAATGCTCGAATCCCTGTTGAAAATTCAAAAATATACACGGGATATTCATTCCACTGAAGAACTTCTTGAGAAAGAAGATCAGATGGTATTCAATGCGTGTCTGACCTTGCTAGCAAACATAGGCGAATCCATCAACAAGCTCTCGGACGATGCCAAAGCGGGAATCGCAAGCGAAAACATTCAGGCAATTCGCGGTATGCGCAACAGGATTGTTCACGATTATGCAGGACTCGACTCGTTTGTTGTTTACAACACTATAAAGAACGATCTTGATCCGCTAAAGGAAACCTTTATCAAAATCATTCGGGAAGGTCTAGCAAACAAGTCCTTTGACGAAGGTGAATTTGAAGCAGCGAAAAGCGCCGGTTTTTACAAGTTCATTGATTTCAGTGTAATTTAA
- a CDS encoding response regulator transcription factor, translating to MIYIVEDDIEVREMETYALKSSGFDVMAFECGKVMDEQVKTRVPDLFILDIMLPGEDGLNILKRLRVQENTKDIPVIMLTAKGTELDKVKGLDLGADDYIAKPFGVLEFISRVRAVLRRSERSSSENAEVLNLALGGVTLDDQRRSVTVGGIAVELTFKEYELLKLLMSRPGTVFSRQQILEKIWGVDFDMDTRTVDMHIKTLRQKLGVQGSIIQTVRNVGYKVQ from the coding sequence ATGATTTATATTGTGGAAGACGATATCGAAGTTCGGGAAATGGAAACTTATGCTTTAAAAAGCAGCGGTTTTGACGTGATGGCTTTCGAATGCGGTAAAGTTATGGACGAACAAGTTAAGACTAGGGTGCCAGACTTGTTTATTTTGGATATTATGCTCCCTGGCGAAGATGGTTTAAACATTCTCAAACGCTTGCGAGTGCAAGAAAACACAAAGGACATCCCCGTCATCATGCTTACGGCGAAAGGAACTGAACTTGACAAAGTGAAGGGACTTGACTTGGGAGCGGACGACTACATAGCAAAACCATTTGGCGTTCTAGAATTCATTTCACGTGTGCGAGCCGTGCTACGCCGTTCTGAACGAAGCTCATCCGAAAATGCGGAGGTGTTGAACTTGGCTCTAGGAGGAGTGACACTCGATGACCAGCGTCGTTCGGTAACTGTTGGCGGAATCGCTGTAGAACTCACTTTTAAGGAATATGAACTTTTGAAACTCCTGATGTCCCGACCGGGAACTGTTTTCTCTAGGCAACAGATTCTAGAAAAGATTTGGGGGGTGGATTTTGATATGGATACACGCACCGTGGATATGCACATAAAAACGCTTCGGCAGAAGTTAGGGGTACAAGGCTCTATCATACAGACCGTGCGAAACGTGGGGTACAAAGTTCAATGA
- a CDS encoding acyltransferase → MARGGITIEDGAWIAANVQLLSNNHDLYDRAVLQCKPVLIKEDAWLGAGVSVLPGVCIGKHAVVGAGSVVTKDIPDYAVAVGSPAKVVRMLNPEKFA, encoded by the coding sequence ATGGCCCGCGGCGGCATCACCATCGAGGACGGTGCTTGGATTGCGGCCAATGTGCAGTTGCTTTCGAACAACCACGACCTTTACGATCGTGCGGTTTTGCAGTGCAAGCCCGTGCTTATCAAGGAAGACGCGTGGCTTGGTGCGGGTGTTTCCGTGTTGCCCGGCGTGTGCATCGGTAAGCATGCCGTGGTGGGCGCGGGTTCCGTGGTCACGAAGGACATTCCCGACTACGCCGTTGCCGTGGGCAGCCCGGCCAAGGTGGTGCGCATGCTCAATCCGGAAAAATTCGCATAA
- a CDS encoding histidine kinase has product MKNSLRFSLIYVGVLAALFAVYFTARVFENEMSEQQKRDLRETASLIKNFYGQIPSENFRKNLDSIASKRLRVTLVDRDGKVLYESDAKAGKMENHKSRPEIMDANSKGIGENLRYSVTLNAQVFYFAERLSDGKILRLSRRQASLHESVSKTMPYLLALLTGIVVVAVLIAFGLSRAFVRPVQKLAENLGQPELMDDEGIYKEIAPLVKTIRKQNRELQLTIEQLSEEKKKTAKMRDEFTANASHELKTPLTSISGYAELIENGMAKPEDVKRFAGKIHKEAGRLLSIANDIMTLSKLDSSGESVIGLDESVNLWTLASNCIDELSFNAEKKGVRVALEGCKNAEVYGNRRLLFEMLYNLVDNSIRYTETGGSVCILVQQKSIAVKDTGIGIPEENQPRIFERFYRVDKSRSKATGGTGLGLAIVKHIAEVHHAEISLQSAIGVGTEITVTFC; this is encoded by the coding sequence ATGAAAAACAGTCTCCGTTTCAGCTTGATTTATGTCGGAGTTCTCGCCGCTCTCTTTGCAGTGTATTTTACGGCTCGCGTTTTTGAAAATGAAATGTCCGAACAGCAGAAGCGAGATTTGAGGGAAACAGCCTCCCTTATCAAAAATTTCTATGGACAGATTCCTTCTGAGAACTTCCGAAAAAATCTGGATTCCATTGCCAGCAAACGTTTGCGCGTAACTCTGGTGGACCGGGACGGAAAGGTCCTCTACGAAAGTGATGCGAAAGCAGGCAAAATGGAAAATCATAAGAGTCGTCCCGAAATCATGGACGCAAATTCCAAAGGAATCGGTGAAAACCTCCGCTATTCAGTGACTTTGAATGCCCAAGTGTTCTATTTTGCAGAACGACTGTCAGACGGCAAAATTCTGCGTTTAAGTCGTCGTCAAGCGAGTCTTCACGAATCCGTATCTAAGACCATGCCTTACCTATTAGCGCTGTTGACAGGTATTGTTGTTGTGGCTGTTCTGATTGCTTTTGGCTTGAGCCGCGCTTTTGTGCGACCGGTGCAGAAATTGGCTGAAAACTTGGGACAGCCAGAACTTATGGATGACGAAGGGATATACAAAGAAATTGCACCACTAGTCAAAACTATCCGTAAGCAGAATCGGGAACTTCAACTCACCATTGAACAACTTTCTGAAGAAAAAAAGAAAACGGCCAAGATGCGAGATGAGTTTACGGCTAACGCCTCCCATGAACTCAAAACGCCATTGACATCCATTTCTGGATATGCGGAACTCATCGAAAATGGTATGGCGAAACCCGAAGACGTAAAACGCTTTGCTGGAAAAATCCACAAAGAAGCAGGCCGTCTCCTTTCTATCGCCAACGATATTATGACCCTTTCCAAACTTGACTCCTCGGGAGAATCTGTGATTGGACTGGACGAATCCGTGAATTTGTGGACACTGGCTTCAAACTGTATTGACGAGCTCTCCTTCAACGCCGAAAAGAAGGGTGTTCGTGTGGCGTTGGAAGGGTGTAAAAACGCAGAGGTTTACGGCAATCGTCGGCTCCTATTCGAGATGCTTTACAACTTGGTCGACAATTCCATTCGCTATACAGAAACGGGCGGTTCCGTGTGTATTCTAGTGCAACAAAAATCCATTGCTGTGAAGGATACAGGGATTGGCATTCCCGAAGAAAACCAGCCACGTATTTTTGAACGGTTTTACCGTGTGGACAAGAGTCGCTCCAAGGCTACAGGCGGCACGGGATTGGGCCTTGCCATTGTTAAGCATATCGCCGAAGTGCACCATGCAGAGATTTCGTTACAATCCGCCATAGGCGTAGGCACGGAAATCACCGTGACCTTCTGCTAG
- a CDS encoding inorganic phosphate transporter → MTTFYIILVAMLLLLALMDLFVGVSNDAVNFLSSAVGSKAFKYKTLMFFAAAGVFCGATFSSGMMDIARHGIYMPQYYTFAELMCVYAAVMFTDVILLDIFNSYGMPTSTTVSMVFELLGASVAIASIKILSDDTLELGNLINTSKALTVILGIFLSVAIAFVVGLAVQYVTRLVFSFGYKKYIRYFIGVFGSVSLTSIFYFILIKGLKNMSFVGPGYKAFLAENETVLVAGMFVAFFILCHLLHAVKVNVLKVIIAFGTFSLALAFAGNDLVNFVGVPLTSLSSVQHLMAAGGNPQDFNMSFLLESEPGQWYLLMAAGLTMVFSLVFSKKARNVVKTSVSLAAQNSSEEIFGTNSVARALVRSSNGVVKFVTEFIPRKISDKINTRFNTKEMILEEDGAAFDLLRACVNLMLASSLIALGTSLKLPLSTTYVTFMVAMGTSLADKAWNRETAVYRITGVLSVIGGWFLTAFAAFASASAVATVLYFGGFPAIFSLFAVVIFVLIRSNLKYRENKKGKAEELFDNILTAPPETKVYPLIQEYSRGEWSEILRWCADCYEKIIVGLLRENLGKLRSVNKQIKILKKHIQRNRRHGTLCTERLAQEDMVVKNFFLYQANDFMGDALFSLEQISSPCKNHVDNAFSPLDYEKRKELLRTASRVKIRIEKTASMIETMDFRNYSEVREQLREEGARIFDERKAEMMKGVSENIRAEILYLTILYESWALLDAISSVAKASRKFLTVKQ, encoded by the coding sequence ATGACTACGTTTTATATCATCCTTGTGGCAATGCTGCTTCTGCTCGCCTTGATGGACTTGTTCGTGGGTGTCAGTAACGATGCCGTGAATTTCTTGAGTTCTGCTGTCGGGAGCAAGGCCTTTAAATACAAAACACTGATGTTTTTTGCTGCAGCAGGAGTCTTTTGTGGCGCCACATTCAGTAGTGGCATGATGGATATCGCACGGCATGGTATTTATATGCCCCAGTATTACACCTTTGCAGAACTTATGTGCGTATATGCGGCGGTGATGTTTACCGATGTGATCCTCCTTGACATATTCAATTCCTACGGTATGCCGACATCAACTACGGTATCAATGGTCTTTGAACTTTTGGGCGCCTCTGTGGCTATCGCCAGTATCAAGATTCTTTCTGACGATACCCTGGAACTGGGAAACCTCATCAACACCTCTAAGGCTCTGACGGTGATTTTGGGCATTTTCCTTTCGGTGGCCATCGCTTTTGTAGTTGGCCTTGCGGTGCAGTATGTGACGCGCCTGGTTTTCTCCTTTGGCTACAAGAAGTATATTCGATACTTTATTGGTGTTTTTGGAAGCGTTTCCCTGACGTCCATATTTTATTTTATCCTTATCAAGGGCCTCAAAAATATGAGTTTCGTGGGGCCGGGCTACAAGGCGTTTCTCGCGGAAAATGAGACCGTTCTTGTGGCAGGCATGTTCGTCGCGTTTTTCATCCTTTGTCACCTGCTCCATGCAGTAAAAGTAAACGTGCTCAAGGTAATCATTGCTTTTGGGACTTTTTCTCTGGCCCTAGCCTTTGCCGGAAACGACCTTGTAAATTTTGTGGGTGTGCCCCTCACCAGTCTTTCTTCGGTGCAGCACTTGATGGCTGCTGGGGGCAACCCTCAGGATTTCAATATGTCCTTCTTGCTGGAGTCGGAACCAGGACAGTGGTACTTGCTGATGGCTGCTGGGCTTACCATGGTATTTTCCCTTGTGTTTTCCAAGAAGGCCCGGAATGTGGTGAAGACTTCCGTATCCCTCGCGGCCCAAAATTCTTCTGAAGAAATCTTTGGTACAAATTCGGTCGCTCGCGCCTTAGTTCGCAGTTCTAATGGTGTCGTAAAATTTGTAACAGAATTTATTCCAAGGAAAATTTCGGATAAAATTAACACCCGCTTTAATACCAAGGAAATGATTCTGGAAGAGGATGGCGCCGCCTTTGATTTATTGCGGGCTTGCGTAAACCTAATGCTTGCAAGCTCCCTCATTGCATTGGGCACGTCCCTGAAACTCCCCCTTTCTACGACCTACGTGACATTCATGGTGGCTATGGGCACTAGTCTTGCCGACAAGGCATGGAACCGTGAAACGGCCGTATACCGCATTACAGGGGTACTCTCGGTAATTGGCGGATGGTTCCTTACGGCCTTCGCCGCATTTGCCAGTGCTTCTGCTGTGGCGACTGTGCTTTACTTTGGCGGTTTCCCTGCCATATTCAGTCTTTTTGCCGTGGTCATTTTCGTATTGATTCGTTCGAACCTGAAATACCGAGAAAACAAGAAGGGTAAGGCGGAGGAATTGTTTGATAACATCCTGACGGCTCCCCCCGAGACAAAGGTATACCCCCTTATACAGGAATACAGTCGTGGTGAGTGGAGCGAAATACTCCGTTGGTGCGCTGACTGCTACGAAAAGATAATTGTGGGACTTTTGCGAGAAAACTTGGGAAAACTACGCTCCGTGAACAAACAAATTAAAATTCTAAAAAAACATATTCAGAGGAACCGTCGCCATGGAACCTTATGTACGGAAAGACTTGCCCAGGAGGATATGGTGGTAAAGAATTTCTTTTTGTACCAGGCAAATGATTTTATGGGAGATGCATTGTTTAGTCTGGAACAGATTTCTTCGCCATGCAAGAACCACGTGGATAACGCTTTCAGTCCCTTGGACTACGAAAAAAGAAAAGAGCTTTTGCGTACGGCATCCCGCGTGAAGATACGGATTGAAAAGACGGCCTCGATGATAGAAACCATGGATTTCAGGAACTATAGCGAGGTCCGCGAACAATTGCGGGAAGAAGGGGCGAGGATATTTGACGAGCGTAAAGCGGAAATGATGAAGGGGGTTTCCGAAAACATCCGCGCGGAGATCCTTTATTTAACTATTCTTTATGAGTCCTGGGCATTGTTGGATGCGATCAGTTCTGTAGCCAAAGCCAGCAGGAAATTCCTAACTGTAAAACAATAA
- a CDS encoding nucleotidyltransferase domain-containing protein — MVFAENILRIFRENKLLAKYRLKDVFVFGSSVRTATPNDIDLLVRDFQDYNDLLSLRKELSEKTGKSVDVVIEKFANPIILYRASKESIRVE, encoded by the coding sequence ATGGTGTTCGCCGAAAACATATTACGGATATTCCGTGAAAACAAACTTCTTGCGAAGTATCGCCTGAAGGATGTCTTTGTTTTCGGTTCGTCTGTTCGAACAGCAACTCCCAACGACATCGACCTGCTAGTCCGTGATTTCCAGGACTACAATGACCTGCTGTCCTTGCGAAAGGAACTTTCCGAAAAAACTGGCAAGTCCGTGGATGTCGTCATAGAGAAGTTCGCAAACCCCATTATCCTGTATCGAGCAAGCAAGGAGTCCATCCGTGTCGAATGA
- a CDS encoding TetR family transcriptional regulator — protein MKPAAHKEDLRIRRTKESIYTAFKQMVCEMPYEKITVKALADRAMINRNTFYLHYESTDDVLREIQAGYMERYIELVKDYNYLDNQKEIVRSFFEFMESQDEFFKKITCDSRLDYVREPMQRRVMAHTHSKTMRLHTKQVCIQNIIRAFNNTTLALYRQWVQDGRKIPFRQMIDLAATLMEGGIKAFANRE, from the coding sequence ATGAAACCAGCCGCCCACAAAGAAGACTTGCGCATCAGGCGCACCAAGGAATCCATCTACACGGCGTTCAAGCAGATGGTCTGCGAAATGCCCTACGAAAAGATTACCGTCAAGGCGCTCGCCGACCGCGCCATGATCAACCGCAACACGTTCTACCTGCACTACGAAAGCACCGACGACGTGCTCCGCGAAATCCAGGCGGGCTACATGGAGCGCTATATTGAGCTCGTGAAGGACTACAACTACCTCGACAACCAGAAAGAAATCGTGCGCTCTTTTTTCGAGTTCATGGAATCGCAGGACGAGTTCTTCAAGAAAATCACCTGCGACAGCCGTCTGGACTACGTGCGCGAACCCATGCAGCGCCGGGTCATGGCCCACACCCATTCCAAAACGATGCGACTCCACACCAAGCAAGTCTGCATCCAGAATATCATACGGGCATTCAACAACACCACGCTCGCGCTCTACCGCCAGTGGGTGCAAGACGGCCGCAAAATCCCGTTCCGGCAAATGATTGACCTCGCCGCAACCCTCATGGAAGGCGGCATCAAGGCATTCGCGAACAGGGAGTAA
- a CDS encoding flavodoxin, with protein sequence MAAEKKILVVYYSRADENYTVGNISKGNTEIIAEMIAKKTGGTLLHVEPAKEYPRVYDDCINVAKKELAQDARPAIKPVNVNPEEFDEIYVGYPVWWGEMPMPMFTFFEKYNLKGKTIHPFVTHEGSGLSGVQRLKKVTGANVTPGLAIYGHVAQNERDKAQKEVDKWVK encoded by the coding sequence ATGGCAGCAGAAAAGAAAATCCTCGTCGTTTACTATTCCCGTGCCGATGAAAACTACACCGTCGGGAACATTTCCAAGGGCAATACCGAAATCATTGCCGAGATGATTGCGAAAAAGACAGGCGGCACGCTCTTGCATGTGGAGCCCGCGAAGGAATACCCCAGGGTCTACGACGACTGCATCAACGTGGCCAAGAAGGAACTTGCGCAGGACGCGCGACCGGCCATCAAGCCGGTGAACGTGAACCCCGAAGAATTCGACGAAATCTACGTCGGTTACCCGGTGTGGTGGGGCGAGATGCCTATGCCCATGTTCACCTTCTTCGAGAAGTATAACCTGAAGGGCAAGACGATCCACCCGTTCGTGACTCACGAAGGCAGCGGCCTTTCGGGTGTGCAGCGCCTCAAGAAGGTGACCGGCGCGAACGTGACTCCCGGCCTCGCCATCTACGGACACGTGGCCCAGAACGAACGCGACAAGGCCCAGAAAGAAGTCGACAAGTGGGTGAAGTAG
- a CDS encoding nuclear transport factor 2 family protein, with translation MKKLVTLLTVAAALLFSACDCNKEAQMKMEELMEKQALKELVDTFSNLADMRDTKTQSMLFTEDATMTSIVGGKASTLKGRDEIEKACAKFLSLFDTVYHSNGQQVVTIDGDRAKGVSYCTVMLIGKNAEGVRTQNLQGVRYEDEYQKIDGKWYIAKRTSHFEWSDVRPAGN, from the coding sequence ATGAAAAAACTCGTTACACTTTTAACTGTCGCTGCGGCCCTTTTGTTTTCTGCTTGCGACTGCAACAAGGAGGCACAAATGAAAATGGAAGAACTTATGGAAAAGCAGGCGTTGAAGGAACTGGTGGACACCTTCTCGAATCTGGCCGACATGCGTGACACCAAGACCCAGAGCATGCTTTTTACCGAAGATGCCACCATGACTTCCATCGTGGGCGGAAAAGCCTCTACGCTCAAGGGGCGTGACGAAATCGAGAAAGCCTGCGCCAAGTTCCTCTCGTTGTTCGATACGGTTTACCATTCCAACGGCCAGCAGGTAGTGACCATCGACGGTGACCGCGCCAAGGGAGTGTCTTATTGCACCGTGATGCTCATCGGGAAAAACGCGGAGGGCGTGCGCACGCAAAATTTACAGGGCGTTCGTTATGAGGACGAATACCAAAAGATTGACGGCAAGTGGTATATCGCAAAACGCACTTCCCATTTTGAATGGTCCGATGTGCGCCCGGCGGGAAATTAA
- a CDS encoding flavodoxin family protein, translating into MTKAMFINGSPRKNGNTAKLLNRAMEGAKDAGAEVEMVNLYDRDLVYKGCMSCFACKVKGGRKGVCSFKDGLQPILERAVEADILVCGSPVYCGYPTAGLRAFTERLVFPAVNYSNFMQPVVNKPKRSASIFTMNCPDMSIYRENAYDILMDAGAKNLGIFGPTEILYSFDTYQFHDYAKYDAAQIDETHKAQIRETQFPKDLEKAYELGKRLCCEG; encoded by the coding sequence ATGACCAAGGCAATGTTTATCAACGGGAGCCCCCGAAAGAACGGCAACACGGCCAAACTCCTGAACCGCGCCATGGAAGGTGCGAAAGACGCAGGTGCCGAGGTGGAAATGGTAAACCTATACGACCGCGACCTGGTTTACAAAGGCTGCATGAGCTGCTTCGCCTGCAAGGTCAAGGGCGGCCGGAAGGGCGTATGTTCTTTCAAGGACGGCTTGCAGCCCATTCTCGAAAGGGCCGTAGAAGCCGACATCTTGGTTTGCGGTTCGCCGGTCTATTGCGGGTACCCCACCGCCGGACTGCGCGCCTTTACGGAAAGGCTCGTCTTCCCGGCCGTAAACTATTCGAACTTTATGCAACCCGTGGTGAACAAGCCCAAACGCTCGGCATCCATTTTCACCATGAACTGCCCCGACATGTCAATCTACAGGGAGAACGCCTACGACATCTTGATGGATGCAGGCGCAAAGAACCTTGGAATATTCGGCCCGACCGAAATCCTTTACTCCTTCGACACCTACCAGTTCCACGACTACGCCAAATACGATGCGGCGCAAATTGACGAGACCCACAAGGCGCAAATACGGGAAACGCAATTCCCCAAGGATCTGGAAAAAGCCTACGAACTCGGCAAGAGACTATGTTGCGAAGGGTAG